In Kiritimatiellia bacterium, the genomic window CATTGGCGAGAACAGCGCCTACATCCGGGAGCGCGTGGTCTCGCGGCTCGGCTGCCTGGGCTGCTTCCTGGACAAGGAGGTCAACCGCTCCGTCGTGGGACGCACCGCGGTGATCAGCACCGCGGAGAGCATCCTGAAGGCCGTCGTGGTTCCGACCAACGAGGAATTGATGATCGCGCGCGAGACGGTGCGCCTGCTGACACCCGCCGCGGAGGAAAGGATCTGACCCCATGAGCCTGCTCGATACCCTGGTCCCCAAGGCCCGCGCCGCCGGCCGCACGCTGGTGCTCCCCGAGGGCCACGACCCGCGCGTCATGGAGGCCGCCGCCGGGATCGCGAAGCAGGGCATCGCCGCCCGCGTCATCGTCCTGGCCTCCCCCGCCGAGCGCGCGAAGACCCGCGACAGGATCTCGTTCGAGGGGCTCCCGGTCCAGGTGCTCGACTACCTCAACGCCCCCGAGCGCGACCGCCTGATGCTCAAGCTCCTCGAACTGCGCCGCGCCAAGGGCATGACCCCCGAGCAGGCGCGCGAGACGATCCGGGACCGCCTCTACTTCGGCAACCTGATGGTCCGCGAGGGCCTGGCCGACGGCCTCGTCGCCGGTTCCATCGCCTCCACCCCGGACATGGTCCGCACGGCCTTCCAGTGCGTCGGCACCGCCCCCGGCATCAAGTTCGGCAGCAGCTGCTTCGTCATGGAACTCGCCAGGCCCGCGCCCGGCGGCCAGGGCGTCCTGCTCTACGCCGACTCCGGCGTCAATCCCAACCCGAACGCCGAGCAACTCGTGGACATCGCCGTCGCCACCATCCGCACCTACCAGGCCCTCGTCGGTGGCCAGGCCCGCGTCGCCATGCTTTCGTTCTCCACCCGCGGCAGCGCGAAGCACGACCTGGTGGACAAGATGGTCCGCGCCACGGAGCTGACGAAGAAGCGCGTCGCCGAGCTCGGGCTCGACGCCCTCGTGGACGGCGAGCTCCAGGCGGACGCCGCCATCGTCCCCGCCGTCGCCGCCTCGAAGTGCGCGGACAGCCCGCTCAAGGGCGCCGCCAACATCCTGATCTTCCCCGACCTCCAGGCCGGCAATATCGGCTACAAGCTCACCGAGCGCCTCGCCGGCGCCGCCGCCTACGGCCCCATCATGCAGGGCCTGGCCAAGCCCGTGAACGACCTCTCCCGCGGATGCAGCGCGGACGACATCGTCGGCGTCGCCGCCATCACCGTCTGCCAGTCGCTGGGCTGACGGGAGGGCGCGGCGCCCCCCGCGCCCTGGGCGGACATGGACAGCCCTTCCACTTTTGGCGCCCGAATCACAGCGGGTTCGTAGCTCCCGCTGTACTTTCAGCAGACGTCCACGGTGCCGCAGGCGCTATGAGCCTGCTGTTCTGCCCGGGATGATACCAGGTACGGGTGAGAGGCGGTACGAACGGCGTCGCAGAGCTCCGCCCTCCAGTGGCAGGAATCATGGAGG contains:
- the pta gene encoding phosphate acetyltransferase yields the protein MSLLDTLVPKARAAGRTLVLPEGHDPRVMEAAAGIAKQGIAARVIVLASPAERAKTRDRISFEGLPVQVLDYLNAPERDRLMLKLLELRRAKGMTPEQARETIRDRLYFGNLMVREGLADGLVAGSIASTPDMVRTAFQCVGTAPGIKFGSSCFVMELARPAPGGQGVLLYADSGVNPNPNAEQLVDIAVATIRTYQALVGGQARVAMLSFSTRGSAKHDLVDKMVRATELTKKRVAELGLDALVDGELQADAAIVPAVAASKCADSPLKGAANILIFPDLQAGNIGYKLTERLAGAAAYGPIMQGLAKPVNDLSRGCSADDIVGVAAITVCQSLG